From one Thermomicrobiales bacterium genomic stretch:
- the menA gene encoding 1,4-dihydroxy-2-naphthoate octaprenyltransferase — protein sequence MTSLAARRWLSLLLAFLGPILVLLVWEILARTETINPLFFPPPTSLEATARGLISSGQLWDDIRISMLRVGAGFLIAAIPGVLIGMLMGLWWPVRAVVSPIAAAFFAVPKIAILPLVIIIFGIGEISKVAMVAISVLFLVVLATMSAVLEIENGYFDVARNAGASVWQQIRTVALPAALPGIFSGLRLALGFSLLVIVGTEFLAAKNGIGYLIWNSYQTFAIEKMYVGLIVTGLLGWLLNFVMDEVERVVMPWRSPAGRRLSIPVPEFARNWFMATRPFSFTASIIPALVGTALAAYSGSFSAGLFLLVVVASLLVHAGTNLINDYFDHKHGADTAESVGNAGFIQSGIISPRAILAFGLVLFTVATALGLVIVAQVGWPVLLFAIPSVLAGYFYTGGPRPLGYVALGEATVFLFMGPVIVVGAYYVQTQHVSWEAIVLSIPVGLLVTAIIQANNIRDISDDTEVGKRTLATFIGQRWARREYAALVIGAYVVITLVAVGGLLPAGLLIVFLTIPRAIELVRIVSRRDDAGMLNTALRLTAGLHLQFGALLSLVLFIAAIR from the coding sequence ATGACGAGCCTTGCTGCGCGCCGCTGGCTGTCGCTGCTGCTGGCGTTCCTCGGGCCGATCCTCGTCCTCCTCGTCTGGGAGATACTCGCGCGAACCGAAACGATCAACCCGCTCTTCTTCCCGCCCCCGACATCTCTGGAGGCTACGGCACGCGGGCTGATCTCTTCTGGACAGCTCTGGGATGACATCCGTATCAGCATGCTCCGCGTAGGTGCGGGGTTTCTGATTGCTGCCATTCCAGGTGTGCTAATCGGGATGCTGATGGGTCTCTGGTGGCCGGTTCGCGCTGTCGTCTCGCCGATCGCGGCGGCGTTTTTCGCGGTGCCGAAGATCGCGATCCTGCCACTCGTCATCATCATCTTCGGTATCGGCGAGATATCGAAGGTCGCGATGGTTGCGATCAGCGTCTTGTTCCTCGTTGTCCTTGCCACCATGAGCGCCGTGCTGGAGATCGAGAACGGTTACTTCGATGTCGCGCGAAACGCAGGCGCCAGCGTTTGGCAGCAAATCCGGACGGTCGCGTTGCCGGCCGCGCTGCCGGGTATCTTCTCCGGCCTGCGACTCGCCCTTGGCTTCTCGCTGCTCGTGATCGTCGGCACCGAGTTTCTCGCGGCAAAGAACGGCATCGGCTATCTGATCTGGAACTCATACCAGACGTTCGCTATCGAGAAGATGTATGTCGGATTGATTGTTACCGGCCTGCTCGGCTGGCTGCTCAATTTCGTGATGGATGAAGTGGAGCGTGTCGTGATGCCCTGGCGCTCACCCGCCGGCCGGCGACTCTCGATTCCGGTGCCAGAATTCGCCCGCAACTGGTTCATGGCAACTCGCCCGTTCTCGTTCACTGCCTCGATCATCCCGGCACTCGTCGGGACAGCGTTGGCGGCGTACTCCGGATCCTTCTCAGCCGGCCTATTCCTTCTCGTCGTCGTGGCGTCGTTGCTGGTCCATGCCGGCACGAATCTCATCAACGACTACTTCGACCACAAGCATGGAGCGGACACCGCGGAATCAGTCGGCAACGCCGGGTTCATTCAGAGTGGGATCATCAGCCCCAGGGCCATTCTGGCCTTCGGGCTGGTTCTGTTTACGGTCGCGACAGCACTCGGGCTGGTCATCGTCGCGCAGGTCGGTTGGCCAGTGCTGCTGTTTGCTATCCCGAGCGTGCTGGCTGGCTACTTCTACACGGGCGGACCGAGACCATTGGGATATGTCGCGCTCGGCGAGGCGACCGTCTTCCTGTTCATGGGTCCGGTTATCGTTGTCGGCGCCTACTACGTCCAGACACAACACGTCTCGTGGGAAGCAATCGTGCTGTCGATACCGGTCGGCCTGCTGGTGACCGCCATTATTCAGGCGAACAACATCCGCGATATCAGTGATGACACTGAGGTCGGCAAGCGGACATTGGCCACGTTCATCGGCCAGCGCTGGGCGCGACGCGAATACGCCGCGCTCGTCATCGGCGCATACGTCGTTATCACTCTCGTGGCCGTTGGTGGTCTGCTACCGGCCGGCCTGCTGATTGTCTTCCTGACCATTCCCCGAGCAATCGAGCTGGTGCGAATCGTGAGTCGGCGCGACGACGCGGGCATGCTGAATACAGCATTGCGCCTTACCGCCGGCCTTCATCTGCAGTTCGGCGCACTGCTGTCACTCGTTCTGTTCATCGCCGCGATCCGCTAA
- a CDS encoding ABC transporter substrate-binding protein, giving the protein MNRYVRVFSALVALALVTTLLAACGGASTAPTATTAVASPTTVVQATTTAPTETVATVTGASSPVAEATVPAQLTKVTVGFIPVLIFAPVMLAHDKGYFADYGLDVQLEPLAGGSDMVVLTANGNFDIGLGGTGPAFFNAVARGIDLTIVSPLHFERGQAATPLVVSKKRYDSGELTKPGDLKGKKVSVNARGATEYWLDTALRTDGLTIADVDLQTLPFPDVAAALDAGALDGAMLGEPLVTQAEKNGLVVRLKADFPENFQPTFVWVNPGFATKTPDLATGFMAGMLRGCRDLWGDNWDSDENLAILNKYTKVPPDLIREAARTYCEPNGEIHADDLNTLQTFFKGRGLLEYDTPLDVEKLIDRSFAEKAVKLIGVAEEQ; this is encoded by the coding sequence ATGAACAGGTACGTTCGGGTATTCAGCGCACTCGTCGCACTGGCCCTCGTCACGACCCTGTTGGCGGCATGCGGAGGGGCTTCCACGGCGCCAACGGCAACTACGGCGGTCGCGTCGCCCACGACCGTTGTCCAGGCGACCACAACGGCGCCAACAGAGACCGTTGCCACGGTCACCGGCGCGTCGTCCCCCGTCGCCGAAGCCACCGTCCCCGCCCAGCTGACGAAGGTTACCGTGGGCTTCATCCCGGTTCTGATTTTTGCCCCGGTCATGCTGGCACACGACAAAGGGTACTTCGCCGACTACGGGCTGGATGTTCAGCTCGAGCCGCTGGCCGGCGGGTCAGACATGGTCGTGTTGACGGCGAACGGCAACTTCGACATCGGTCTTGGCGGAACCGGGCCGGCATTCTTCAACGCCGTCGCCCGCGGAATCGACCTGACGATTGTGTCCCCGCTCCATTTCGAGCGTGGTCAGGCGGCAACCCCGTTGGTTGTCTCCAAGAAGCGGTACGATAGCGGCGAGCTGACCAAGCCGGGGGACCTGAAGGGGAAGAAGGTGTCGGTCAACGCGCGCGGCGCAACGGAATACTGGCTCGACACGGCGCTGCGGACCGATGGCCTGACGATCGCCGATGTCGATCTTCAGACATTGCCGTTCCCCGACGTCGCAGCCGCGCTGGATGCTGGCGCGCTCGACGGAGCGATGCTGGGCGAACCACTTGTGACCCAGGCCGAGAAGAACGGGCTGGTTGTCCGCCTCAAAGCCGACTTCCCCGAGAATTTCCAGCCGACGTTCGTCTGGGTGAATCCCGGCTTTGCAACGAAGACGCCAGACCTCGCCACCGGCTTCATGGCCGGGATGCTCCGCGGATGCCGCGATCTGTGGGGTGATAACTGGGATAGCGACGAGAACCTTGCGATCCTCAACAAGTACACCAAGGTTCCGCCGGATCTGATCCGCGAAGCTGCCCGAACGTACTGCGAGCCGAATGGCGAGATCCATGCCGATGACCTCAACACATTGCAGACGTTCTTCAAGGGTCGGGGCCTGCTCGAATACGACACGCCACTTGATGTTGAGAAGCTGATCGATCGCTCCTTCGCCGAGAAGGCAGTCAAGCTCATCGGCGTTGCCGAGGAGCAGTAG
- a CDS encoding deoxyuridine 5'-triphosphate nucleotidohydrolase produces the protein MPGVLSRQDIEALLAGDPPLLEGLVDPAQQLQANGVDITLEKVSRFHGPGLLGRASHERRLPETTDVPFTSDDTVFLAPGAYQVRFNETVHLPGWLMAYARPRSSLLRSGVALHTAVWDAGYSGRGMSLMVVYNPSGFRVARDARICQLVFHCLTETTETAYAGAYQFEGRLAT, from the coding sequence ATGCCCGGGGTGCTCAGCCGGCAGGATATCGAAGCGCTCCTCGCTGGAGATCCGCCGCTGCTCGAGGGGCTGGTAGATCCAGCCCAGCAGCTTCAGGCCAACGGTGTCGACATCACACTGGAAAAGGTCTCGCGATTCCACGGACCCGGACTGCTCGGTCGCGCAAGCCACGAGCGACGGCTGCCTGAAACAACCGACGTCCCATTTACCAGCGACGACACTGTGTTCCTCGCGCCGGGCGCGTATCAGGTTCGTTTCAACGAGACAGTGCATCTGCCCGGTTGGCTCATGGCTTACGCTCGGCCGCGATCCAGCCTCTTGCGCTCGGGCGTCGCGCTGCACACTGCAGTCTGGGACGCCGGGTACTCCGGCCGAGGGATGTCACTGATGGTCGTCTATAACCCCTCCGGATTCCGGGTAGCTCGGGACGCGCGCATCTGTCAGCTCGTCTTCCATTGTCTGACCGAGACCACAGAGACTGCCTACGCAGGCGCGTACCAGTTCGAGGGTCGATTGGCGACCTGA
- a CDS encoding nicotinate phosphoribosyltransferase, protein MTDGRRAPRFFQATVDEIRSGDTTDVYFVRTEQIIREAGLDRCVRAEFSVKSLPHSYPWAVFAGLEEVLALLEGIDIDIRGISEGTIVRPYEPIMEIEGHYLSFARLETAILGLICEASGVATKAARIRVLARDRVLASFGARRMHPAIAPIIERAAFIGGCDGVSVVKSARELGEDPTGTTPHSLMLMVGDTVRAMELYDAIVEDDALRIALIDTFQDEKFEAVRVAEALGERLYGVRLDTPGSRRGNFAQILREVRWELDLRGFEHVKLLASGGLDEREVDTLCPWVDGFGVGTSIANARTIDFGMDIVEIEGTPVAKRGKMSGAKQVWRDLDTLSDEVLPLGQEPAGAWRVAQLQPVMAGGRVLEDVPTPHAIRNHVLAQLETVGAEVVPMNENG, encoded by the coding sequence ATGACTGACGGTCGGCGAGCGCCGCGATTTTTCCAGGCAACGGTCGATGAGATCCGTTCGGGCGACACAACTGATGTCTACTTTGTCCGCACCGAGCAGATCATCCGCGAAGCCGGACTCGACAGATGTGTGCGAGCCGAATTCTCTGTCAAGAGTCTTCCGCACAGCTATCCATGGGCCGTCTTTGCCGGCCTCGAAGAGGTGCTCGCGCTTCTCGAAGGCATCGACATCGACATCCGCGGCATCTCGGAGGGGACGATCGTACGCCCCTATGAGCCGATTATGGAGATCGAGGGCCACTACCTCTCCTTCGCGCGGCTCGAAACGGCGATCCTTGGACTGATCTGCGAGGCGTCGGGTGTCGCGACGAAAGCGGCCCGGATACGAGTGTTGGCTCGCGACCGTGTTCTGGCAAGCTTTGGCGCTCGCCGGATGCATCCGGCAATCGCCCCGATTATCGAGCGGGCCGCATTTATCGGCGGCTGCGACGGCGTCAGTGTTGTCAAGAGCGCACGCGAGCTTGGCGAAGATCCGACCGGGACCACGCCCCACTCACTGATGCTGATGGTCGGTGACACCGTCCGGGCCATGGAGCTGTACGACGCGATTGTCGAAGACGACGCGCTTCGGATCGCTCTGATCGACACGTTCCAGGATGAGAAATTCGAGGCAGTGAGAGTCGCGGAGGCGCTCGGCGAGCGGCTGTATGGCGTTCGGCTCGATACGCCGGGGTCGCGCCGCGGAAACTTTGCCCAGATCCTGCGCGAGGTTCGTTGGGAGCTTGATCTGCGAGGCTTTGAGCATGTGAAGCTCCTCGCCAGTGGCGGCCTCGACGAACGCGAGGTGGATACCCTTTGCCCGTGGGTCGATGGCTTCGGGGTCGGGACAAGCATCGCCAACGCGCGAACGATTGACTTCGGGATGGATATCGTCGAGATCGAAGGGACACCAGTTGCCAAGCGAGGCAAGATGAGCGGCGCGAAGCAGGTCTGGCGAGACCTCGATACGCTGTCAGACGAAGTGCTGCCGCTCGGGCAGGAGCCAGCGGGCGCGTGGCGGGTTGCTCAACTTCAGCCAGTTATGGCCGGCGGTCGCGTGCTGGAGGACGTGCCGACGCCTCACGCGATCCGCAACCACGTACTTGCCCAACTGGAGACTGTTGGCGCAGAGGTCGTGCCGATGAACGAGAACGGTTAG
- a CDS encoding MBL fold metallo-hydrolase: MGTWYQSWFEVERFRDEVVMIAEPLHSEDVKSYLIEGTDAVAVVDTGMGVGDLAGLVAELSRKPPIVLQTHAHFDHIGATSRFARVMVHPTEAEDLAAGYPNDRFRRWLEPEHLHGSLPAGFDAQRAAIAGANWAAPLVAGDLIDLGGRTIEVFHTPGHSPGGLTFLDRDARVMFPGDAVYDGPMFAFRAGSDPREYRATLQTLAELASIVDHIYPSHNRSPLAPAEIIAMHQAYETIWSGREPDERHPDHDVFRFGTFSFWITPGANNGEAA, translated from the coding sequence ATGGGGACCTGGTATCAGAGCTGGTTTGAGGTGGAGCGATTCCGCGATGAGGTGGTGATGATCGCGGAGCCGTTGCATTCTGAAGACGTGAAGTCGTACCTCATTGAGGGAACAGATGCCGTCGCGGTCGTTGACACTGGGATGGGGGTAGGCGATCTCGCGGGACTGGTGGCCGAGTTGAGTCGGAAGCCGCCTATCGTCCTGCAGACCCATGCCCATTTTGATCACATCGGCGCTACGAGTCGATTCGCCCGTGTGATGGTGCATCCGACCGAAGCGGAGGATCTCGCGGCCGGCTACCCGAACGATCGATTTCGACGCTGGCTCGAGCCAGAACACCTCCATGGATCGCTTCCAGCGGGATTCGATGCCCAGCGTGCCGCTATCGCTGGCGCGAACTGGGCGGCCCCGCTCGTCGCGGGCGATCTCATCGACCTCGGCGGGCGGACGATCGAGGTGTTCCACACGCCCGGCCATTCACCCGGCGGCCTGACGTTTCTCGACCGCGACGCTCGCGTGATGTTCCCGGGTGACGCGGTCTATGATGGCCCGATGTTCGCGTTTCGGGCCGGCAGCGATCCGCGGGAGTATCGAGCGACGCTGCAGACGCTGGCCGAGCTCGCGTCGATCGTCGACCATATCTACCCGTCGCATAATCGCTCTCCGCTTGCGCCGGCAGAGATCATTGCCATGCATCAGGCATACGAAACGATCTGGTCGGGTCGTGAGCCAGACGAGCGTCATCCGGATCACGACGTGTTTCGCTTCGGGACGTTTTCGTTCTGGATTACGCCGGGCGCCAATAACGGCGAGGCCGCTTAG
- a CDS encoding ABC transporter ATP-binding protein: protein MESSTAKLEVRDLVVTYPLARAVVTAIDHVSLSIPAGQFCAIVGPSGCGKSTLLRSISGLVKPAAGTIAIAHETSDKPLQAMVFQGRSVFPWMTVLENAAYGLAMRGVDRQSRESTAERLLRQVGLGEFVRAFPSQLSEGMRQRVAIVRAFAVDPELLLMDEPFGALDEQTRLTLQGELLRIWEATGKTVVFVTHSIDEAMTLADRIIVLSPRPGTIKADITVPFARPRTIEAVRSAPDFASLFLRIWSLLRDETLSPAPAVTA, encoded by the coding sequence ATGGAAAGCTCCACCGCCAAGCTGGAAGTGCGTGACCTCGTGGTTACGTATCCATTGGCTCGCGCGGTTGTGACGGCGATCGACCATGTCTCGCTCTCGATTCCGGCCGGCCAGTTCTGCGCCATCGTCGGTCCATCAGGATGCGGGAAGAGCACGCTGTTGCGTTCTATTTCGGGGCTGGTGAAGCCGGCCGCAGGCACGATCGCGATCGCCCATGAGACCTCCGACAAGCCATTGCAGGCAATGGTCTTCCAGGGCCGCTCGGTTTTCCCATGGATGACGGTCCTCGAGAACGCTGCCTATGGTCTGGCAATGCGTGGCGTCGACCGGCAATCCCGTGAGTCCACCGCCGAGCGTTTACTGCGGCAGGTAGGGCTGGGCGAATTCGTGAGGGCCTTTCCTTCGCAACTGTCCGAAGGGATGCGCCAGCGTGTCGCTATTGTTCGCGCGTTCGCCGTCGATCCCGAGCTGCTGCTGATGGACGAGCCGTTTGGCGCGCTCGACGAGCAGACCCGGCTCACCCTTCAGGGCGAGCTTCTGCGTATCTGGGAAGCGACGGGGAAGACCGTCGTGTTCGTCACCCATTCGATCGACGAGGCGATGACGCTGGCGGACCGGATCATAGTTCTAAGCCCACGACCGGGAACAATCAAAGCGGATATCACGGTGCCGTTCGCTCGCCCCCGCACGATCGAAGCGGTTCGTTCGGCGCCGGATTTCGCGTCGCTCTTCTTGCGAATCTGGTCGCTTCTGCGCGATGAAACGCTGTCCCCGGCTCCGGCGGTGACGGCATGA